The Pirellulales bacterium genome segment ATTCACATTGAATATCCCTGGGCGCCGGCTGGAAAGAAGACCCGCGCGGCAATGGTCGAGACCCTGAAGAACAGCCGACGGGTGGTGGGCGATTGGTGGCAGCGGGCGTAATATGCCGAAGCCAACCGACATTCGCCTCTGCGAACTTACGGCGAGCACGCAATACTTGACGTACCGCGCGCCGGCCAAGTTCGGCGGCCGAACCGTCACCGACGTCGTGCTCCTCGATGTCGTCGCGGAAGTGGAAACCCGAGACGGCTGCCGTGGGCGTGGCACGGGATCCATGCCGATGGGGAACGTCTGGGCCTGGCCGAGCCGAACCGTCTCGGCCGATCAGACGCTCGCCGCGATGATTGCGCTCGCGCAAGAGTTGGCTCGCCTTGCTAATGACTATCGCGGAGTCGGCCATCCGCTGGAGATCACGCACGAGTTGGCGCAGTCGCTCCAAGCAACCGCCGATGCGATCACGCGCACCGCCGCCCTCGCCGAGGCGATGCCGCGATTGGCGCAGCTCGTCGCCGCCAGTCCATTGGAAGCGGCTATCCACGACGCTTTCGGCAAGGCACTCGGCCACAATTCGTATAACCTGCTCGGTTCCGACTATGTCTCAACGGATCTCGCGACCTATTTGACCGACGAATTCGTCGGCGAGTTTCTCGATCGCTACACGCTCCGAAAGCCCAAGCCGCGGATGCCGCTCTACCACTTGATCGGGGCGCTCGATCCGTTGACCGACGCCGACGTGGCGACTCGGATCAACGACGGACTACCTGAAACGCTCCCCGAATGGATCGCCGCGGACGGCCTGACCCATTTGAAGATCAAGCTGGCGGGCGACGATCTGGTTTGGGACGTCGACCGCGTGCTTTCCGTGGAACGGGTCGCGACGGACGCGCAAGCCGCCCGCGGATGCACGCAGTGGTTTTGTTCGGCCGATTTCAACGAGCGCTGCGCGAATGTCGAGTATCTGCTCGATTTCCTCGCTCGAATCAAAGAGCGGTCACCCGAAGCTCTCGATCGGCTCCAATACATCGAGCAGCCGACCGCGCGCGACCTGCGGGCCAATCCCGAAAACCGTATGCACCGCGCCGCGCGGATCAAGCCGGTCGTGATCGACGAATCGCTGGTCGATCTAGAAAGCCTGCTGGCCGCCCGCGAATTGGGCTACTCGGGCGTCGCTCTCAAAGCGTGCAAGGGGCACAGCGGCGCGCTCTTGATGGGCGCCGCCGCGCAGAAATACGGCATGTTTCTCTGCGTCCAAGATTTAACGTGCCCCGGCGCGTCGTTCCTGCACTCGGCGAGCCTGGCAGCCCGCGTGCCCATCGTGGCGGCCATCGAAGGCAACG includes the following:
- a CDS encoding mandelate racemase/muconate lactonizing enzyme family protein; its protein translation is MPKPTDIRLCELTASTQYLTYRAPAKFGGRTVTDVVLLDVVAEVETRDGCRGRGTGSMPMGNVWAWPSRTVSADQTLAAMIALAQELARLANDYRGVGHPLEITHELAQSLQATADAITRTAALAEAMPRLAQLVAASPLEAAIHDAFGKALGHNSYNLLGSDYVSTDLATYLTDEFVGEFLDRYTLRKPKPRMPLYHLIGALDPLTDADVATRINDGLPETLPEWIAADGLTHLKIKLAGDDLVWDVDRVLSVERVATDAQAARGCTQWFCSADFNERCANVEYLLDFLARIKERSPEALDRLQYIEQPTARDLRANPENRMHRAARIKPVVIDESLVDLESLLAARELGYSGVALKACKGHSGALLMGAAAQKYGMFLCVQDLTCPGASFLHSASLAARVPIVAAIEGNARQYCPAGNRGWSDRFPTMFHITDGTIGTAALDGPGLGF